The window TGCGAAGTATAAACATCTAAGATTAACTTTAAAACAATCCTAAGACGGAAAGAGTAAGAATGCACTATCATGGTTCTAGGCATCTAGCAGAGACAAGCATCATCAATAGTAAAATCATCTAACTATCTCATGTTAAAGCTCATAAAACACCTAAACAAACCTTTTCTCGGTTCTTCAAGGGATCAGGACCATTGTTCTGAAATCTAATAGTGTTCTTTCCCCTAGCTTCATCATCAATGTTACGCTTTGATTGATGCTTGTGCAATTTAAGTTGTTTACTTTTATGCTTTTCCCCTTTTCTATCTTTCTTGTGGCGTCTCTCCTTGGCTTTGTTTCCTAACATCAAAACAGCGGTAGGAGTTCCTCTATCTGGCTGTCGTCAACAATGCAAAATTACTGCATTATTTTCTGTTTGACAGACGCCAGGCTGAATCATGCTCATATTGGCAATACACGTGAGGTAAGAAACCAAACAAATAAACATGGCAGTAGATCATGCAAGTGAATTTAATAACACAAAAATAACAAGTTTGTAAAATGTTCCTGGTATCTTCTCCCAGTTTTCTTCAATTTCAGATCCAGTACTGTGGGCAAACAATACTGAGGCACATTTCACAAAGAAACTTTACTCTTTCTGCTACACAAGCAAGTGAATAATGAAAATCCAAACCATAGTCTCGGTAAAATATCTTATTTAACAATCAACCCCCAGGTCCCCTACAAAACTCAACAACTGAGCTCAAGAAAATAGATATGCAGTTGCATCTTACTGAAGACAATTTAGCAGCTGAAGCTTCCTGCATATGAAAGACATCTGTCAAGACATCTAAGCCAAATGGATGAATGCATCGATTTTGCTTTCTGGGTAGTGTAACATCCTGAAACAATTGATCCAGCTCCATTCCATCTCCTTTTCTTATTTCTCTATCTCCTACGACATTATGAAGGTAATTTGTCTCTGATATTGACAATGGAAGTGATTTCTTGCAGAAGAATTCATGATGAGGCCAAAGTTTGTAGTGACTTATGAGATCAACAGAGCCACCAAGCTCCTTGGGCCCTGAAATAGAAGTGAAAAATCTCTTTTTTTACACTGGAAGACCTAAAAAATGGATCTCATCATCATGCATGAACTTTTAAAGTGATTTCAAGATAGTAGGAATTATCAAGACATCAACACcaccaaaaacaaaattatgctTAGAGATACACGATCCAAGACCTTACAATTACAGGGACAGTAATTAAACATAGTTGGAAATTAAATAGAAGTCCTTTATACCACTATCCCAAAATCAAAGCTAAAGCCTATAAGCTCTAGTAAATAGGAATAGTTCCAACTATTTTACACGATACACACAACTTGTATACAAGCTCCCGTTGTATCTTTTATTAATATGAACTTCTGTCTAATATCATGTCACTTAGACGACCACCTACTAAGGGATATTGTCCTAAGTCGGGGAATTTCATACTTAAAAAGTATGAAACTAACCCATATTAGTTAGAGTCCCATTAGCTAAATTGACTTACCATTTCCAAACTTCAGACTCTCAAAGCCCATTATGACATAAAAAGCAGCTTCTCAACATCTGAAACCAAGAAAGAAAAGTGTACTTAGCTATCATTTTTACAACACTGTAAGGTTTAGGTAAGCAACAAACATCATTAGTTATAGAAACTTGCATCATAATTGCTCATAGACCCTCAAGTCACAGTTTGAACATTCAAAATAGTAACACTTAAAGTAATCAATAGTTTGACAAGCAGAAGGAAAACAAATTGAATAACTTCTGCCTATCAAAGTATACATGGTTCTATGGATTATACACTCGATACAACTCTATGTGCACAAGAATGAAAAGACATTATAACTCGAATACTATCAAGACTgacataaacacaatgttccaAACTCTTAGCCGAGAAAGAATTTGGACAagtataacaaaacatataataCTTTAGTTTCAAAGCAAGTGCCTTATTTCTATTTTAGTCAATTTCACTACCAGTGTCCTATTTCTCTATTTAGAAAGCCATTTTCAGTTCATGTTTATTTGGATCCCCcaacttcaaattttttttcccaTCAACATGCATATTCTTAAGATTTGTGCAAAAGTAAATGTGACACTTGCTttgaaatggagggagtataacatAGTTATGTGTTAGATAATTTAGAATATAAAAGGTTTTAAGAAAGTTTAAGTATACTTATTATCCCATGGCAAGTACTATGAAAATAGTGGCTAAAAGTACTATTAAACTAGTAAGGACAAAAGGGTAATTTCCTAGGTCCAAGGTAGAAAAACGGATGCAATTGAAAGTGAAGAAAACAGTAGGTTAGCAGCGACTCGTCGCATACTTTCTGAAAAATTGCAAAGTTGCATAGAAGAAAATGCCGACTCGGCTTAAAAGCGAGGAGTTGTCGCTTCTAAGATGCTACTCGCCGCCTAGGTCCTGGACTTCTGTACGCGGGTTTTTCTTTGGATTTTGGCAGTTAGAGTTTTATTTTAATCCTAATCACTCCCACTATTCAGTCACTAAGTGACATGAGGTAGTGGGAAACACGGGCAAGTGGAGTTTAGAATCCAACTCCTATATAAGGAGATCAAATGAAGGATTATTTCACTCTCTAAAATCCGCAACGTTTTCTCTCTTTGCTCCCTACTTTTATTCTCTACAAATTCTTAAAAGTGAAAGAATCTTGCGAATTCTCATCACTTTATTTCTTAGATTGTTCTATATACTCTCTTGTTCTTCACACTGATCAAGTATATAGTGCTTACATTTGATTGCAAATTGTTGTCTCTAAAAGTGTATTCCATGTTCTTAAACCTAAGCACCAAGTATTTTAGGCGGAGTAACGCTTTTAGGAAAACTAGATATTGTCTTGGTTTGGTATCAAGTTTCTGAAGACATTATTGTCTAAAAGCATCTTCCCTAAGTGGTTAGATTTactttaagtattttatttcaattgtaATTTCAATTCCACAAATTTGTAGTAGGCGTTAAGATTTGTAATCTCTTTTTCAGTGCTTGTAATTTTGTCAAGTT of the Amaranthus tricolor cultivar Red isolate AtriRed21 chromosome 6, ASM2621246v1, whole genome shotgun sequence genome contains:
- the LOC130815012 gene encoding mediator of RNA polymerase II transcription subunit 19a-like, producing the protein MGFESLKFGNGPKELGGSVDLISHYKLWPHHEFFCKKSLPLSISETNYLHNVVGDREIRKGDGMELDQLFQDVTLPRKQNRCIHPFGLDVLTDVFHMQEASAAKLSSPDRGTPTAVLMLGNKAKERRHKKDRKGEKHKSKQLKLHKHQSKRNIDDEARGKNTIRFQNNGPDPLKNREKKRQRDGSQHDSSQYASRASTGMK